A stretch of Castanea sativa cultivar Marrone di Chiusa Pesio chromosome 2, ASM4071231v1 DNA encodes these proteins:
- the LOC142625338 gene encoding uncharacterized protein LOC142625338, giving the protein MYLDLYRGLGLRKEDLSKYDTSLMEFDGHMMTLEGKISLPVNMGGKEVVVAFIVVASFSPYTAILRRPWIHDMGIVPSTLHVKVKFQTEESPYEVLGVDPEFIVHKLNVDPLCPPKKQRPRRSTKEHVEAVRQEVRKLREAGAIKETFFLEWLANTVVMKKKNGKWKACVDFIDLNRACLKDPFPMLKIDQLVDATCRHLRMSFLDTFQGYHQIALADEDQEKMVFITLDANYHYTVMPCGLKNAGAIYQRMMTRMFRDKIEWTVEVYIDDKVIKSKQEVQHIDNLKELLKKWKGFQWDKECDRAFQDLKDYLGRAPTLAASELGEDLYMYLSVSEHAASAVLLRDSGVQLLVYYINKTLVDVETRYLPLEKLVLALVHSTRKLPYYFQAHIVHMLTEYGLQSLLRRFDFTGRIAKWGTRLGSFDIRYKPRNSMKGQVLADFIAEFAPKSTDIVCLAVVRPWKVFVDGTSNTSGEGAGIVVITLEGLKLEHSFRLGFRASNNEVKYEALLARLRVVMDLGAKEVEVYSDSLLVVNQVQGNFEAKATRMMDYLLLVKQTMGNFSKVKIERVARGQNRHADSLATLASSIVDMVPRLIRVELVLEPSITARTLVTQITTTESC; this is encoded by the exons ATGTACCTGGACCTATACAGGGGGCTCGGCCTGAGAAAGGAGGATTTGTCAAAGTATGACACGTCGTTGATGGAATTCGATGGGCATATGATGACCCTAGAAGGGAAGATTTCACTCCCAGTCAACATGGGAGGTAAAGAGGTAGTGGTGGCATTCATAGTGGTCGCTTCTTTCTCGCCATACACGGCAATACTTAGAAGGCCGTGGATTCATGACATGGGAATTGTACCGTCCACCCTGCATGTAAAAGTCAAGTTCCAAACTGAAGAG AGCCCATATGAGGTGCTCGGGGTCGACCCCGAATTTATAGTTCACAAGTTGAATGTGGATCCTTTATGCCCTCCTAAGAAGCAGAGACCAAGAAGGTCAACTAAGGAACATGTGGAAGCCGTCAGACAGGAGGTCAGGAAGCTGAGAGAGGCGGGGGCCATAAAGGAAACGTTCTTTCTGGAATGGCTCGCAAATACGGTGgtcatgaagaagaagaacggtaAGTGGAAGGCTTGTGTTGATTTCATCGACTTGAACCGAGCATGCCTGAAGGATCCGTTTCCGATGCtgaaaattgatcaattggtggacgcTACGTGTAGGCACCTAAGAATGAGCTTTCTTGACactttccagggttatcaccagattgcCCTGGCCGAtgaagatcaggagaaaatgGTGTTCATAACACTCGATGCTAACTATCACTATACCGTGATGCCATGCGGATTGAAGAACGCGGGAGCCATTTATCAAcgaatgatgacgaggatgtttaggGATAAAATTGAATGGACGGTTGAAGTATACATTGATGACAAGGTGATAAAGAGCAAGCAAGAAGTACAGCACATCGACAACCTTAAGGAG cttttgaagaagtggaaggggtttcaatggGACAAGGAGTGTGATAGAGCCTTCCAAGATCTTAAGGACTACCTTGGGCGGGCTCCGACGTTGGCAGCCTCGGAACTAGGAGAGGACTTGTATATGTACCTCTCGGTATCTGAGCATGCAGCCAGTGCCGTGCTATTAAGAGATAGTGGTGTACAACTCCTGGTTTATTACATCAACAAGACATTAGTTGACGTCGAGACCAGGTATTTACCACTGGAGAAACTAGTGTTGGCTCTCGTGCATTCCACCCGAAAATTGCCCTATTATTTTCAGGCCCACATTGTCCATATGCTAACCGAGTACGGACTTCAGTCATTGTTGAGAAGATTTGACTTTACGGGGAGGATAGCCAAGTGGGGGACTCGGCTAGGCTCTTTCGATATCAGGTACAAACCGAGGAACTCGATGAAGGGACAAGTACTCGCAGACTTTATTGCCGAGTTCGCGCCAAAAAGTACAGATATAGTCTGCCTCGCGGTGGTCAGGCCATGGAAAGTATTTGTGGATGGCACATCCAATACGTCAGGAGAAGGGGCGGGGATCGTGGTCATCACCCTGGAAGGGCTAAAGTTAGAGCACTCGTTCAGGTTAGGCTTCAGGGCTTCTAACAATGAGGTTAAGTATGAGGCCCTGCTGGCCAGACTTAGAGTTGTCATGGATCTGGGAGCCAAAGAGGTGGAAGTTTACTCGGATTCTCTCCTAGTAGTGAATCAGGTGCAAGGGAACTTCGAGGCCAAAGCTACTCGGATGATGGATTATCTACTGCTGGTAAAGCAGACCATGGGTAATTTTTCAAAGGTCAAGATTGAACGGGTAGCCCGGGGGCAGAACCGGCACGCTGATTCCTTAGCAACGCTGGCATCATCAATAGTTGACATGGTACCTCGGTTGATCAGAGTGGAGTTAGTGTTGGAACCAAGTATTACCGCTAGGACACTAGTCACACAGATCACCACAACCGAGAGTTGCTAG
- the LOC142625339 gene encoding uncharacterized protein LOC142625339 encodes MGAGETLCNYANQYWELYNKIGGGNEKFAASTFWMGLPEEYGLKESLTLRPPEDIRQLMRCIEEYKRLEDDRLQTKAKAPIINYPQNTGFNPRHRKDLRIQEPGLAIGGVNAAFKEPVHRIIDRIKNEPYFKRPNKMVGNPSRGNQNLYCTYHRDKGHTTKQCRVLKDHLEQLVKAGHLKKFLVEAGNQETGQGDRLRRNPLPPPLGVIEVIHAILRRIRAPTTRGYWWW; translated from the coding sequence ATGGGGGCTGGGGAAACCCTTTGTAATTACGCCAATCAGTATTGGGAGTTGTATAACAAGATCGGCGGGGGCAATGAAAAGTTTGCGGCGAGCACCTTTTGGATGGGGCTACCTGAAGAGTACGGGCTCAAAGAATCATTGACCCTGAGGCCTCCCGAAGATATAAGGCAGTTGATGAGGTGTATCGAGGAATACAAGCGCTTAGAAGACGATCGGCTGCAGACCAAGGCGAAGGCCCCGATCATCAATTATCCTCAGAATACTGGCTTCAACCCCAGACACCGGAAGGATTTGAGAATTCAAGAGCCTGGTCTGGCGATCGGGGGGGTTAATGCGGCGTTCAAGGAGCCCGTGCACAGGATCATTGACAGGATAAAAAATGAGCCGTATTTTAAGCGGCCGAACAAGATGGTAGGCAACCCATCAAGGGGAAACCAGAATTTGTATTGCACTTACCACAGAGATAAAGGGCACACCACCAAGCAGTGCAGAGTGTTGAAAGATCACTTGGAACAGTTGGTGAAGGCAGGACACTTGAAAAAATTTCTAGTGGAAGCAGGGAATCAGGAGACCGGGCAAGGAGATCGGCTGCGTCGAAACCCTCTCCCACCCCCTTTGGGGGTAATAGAGGTCATTCATGCGATACTGAGGAGAATTAGAGCACCCACAACGAGGGGGTATTGGTGGTGGTAG
- the LOC142626164 gene encoding protein PHLOEM PROTEIN 2-LIKE A10-like: MMDLQYLVKAGFDFTRKRKKLVLLFAAFGFTGYSLYSVYHLPSVARKRERVSKLFSALLSVAEAVSDSAESVGVVSKDLKQFLQSNSDQIPNSLKQISKITRSNEFSESLTRLTQALTVGILRGYRSVSSSDGGANSGFAEQVMDKLFTTAGSGFASVVVGSFARNLVMAFFSDGQSSEGSNSKGSKMNQIPQWINVVCDDKCRELIGDCIQMFVSTAVAVYLDKTMDMDFYDELFSGLTNPKHEVQVRDMLVSVCNGAVETLVKTSHQVLTSSNSSPSPRFLEIEEGLSPGKNWDLGLKSRKLFAEKKDNGWVGKVSSTLAVPSNRRFVLDVTGRVTFETVRSFLEVLLEKLYEAVKKCVNVVHEEVIDRGHEVVRFASAKSSVVATMCLSVCLQILDGVWILVPA, from the coding sequence ATGATGGACCTGCAATATTTGGTAAAAGCTGGTTTCGATTTCACTCGCAAAAGAAAGAAGTTGGTTCTTCTATTCGCTGCTTTCGGCTTCACCGGTTATAGTCTCTACTCGGTTTATCATCTACCTTCAGTAGCTCGCAAGCGAGAGAGAGTTTCAAAGCTTTTTTCAGCTTTGCTTTCTGTAGCTGAAGCTGTGTCTGACTCCGCTGAGTCAGTTGGGGTTGTCTCCAAAGATCTCAAGCAGTTTCTTCAATCCAATTCTGACCAAATTCCCAATAGTTTGAAGCAGATATCGAAAATCACAAGGTCCAACGAGTTTTCAGAGTCTTTGACACGGCTCACACAGGCTTTAACTGTTGGAATTTTGCGGGGTTATAGATCTGTGAGTAGCTCTGATGGTGGTGCTAATTCAGGTTTTGCCGAGCAAGTTATGGACAAGCTTTTTACTACAGCTGGGTCTGGGTTTGCTTCTGTTGTTGTGGGAAGCTTCGCTAGGAACTTGGTCATGGCGTTTTTTTCAGATGGGCAGTCTAGTGAAGGATCAAATTCGAAGGGTTCGAAAATGAATCAGATTCCACAATGGATCAACGTGGTTTGTGATGATAAGTGCAGAGAGCTAATTGGTGATTGTATCCAAATGTTTGTGAGCACAGCGGTTGCTGTTTATCTTGACAAGACCATGGATATGGACTTCTATGATGAATTGTTTTCTGGGTTGACTAACCCCAAGCATGAAGTTCAAGTGAGAGACATGTTGGTTTCAGTTTGTAATGGTGCAGTTGAAACTCTTGTGAAAACATCTCACCAAGTGTTGACAAGTTCGAATTCGAGTCCAAGTCCTCGTTTTTTGGAAATTGAAGAAGGCTTAAGTCCGGGTAAAAATTGGGATTTGGGGCTTAAATCAAGAAAGTTGTTTGCTGAGAAGAAAGATAATGGGTGGGTTGGTAAAGTGTCATCCACTTTGGCAGTGCCAAGTAATAGAAGATTTGTTCTTGATGTTACTGGGAGGGTTACTTTTGAAACTGTCAGGTCTTTCCTGGAGGTTTTGTTGGAGAAGCTATATGAAGCTGTGAAAAAATGTGTTAACGTCGTTCATGAGGAAGTTATTGACAGGGGTCATGAAGTTGTGAGATTTGCTTCTGCAAAGTCCTCTGTTGTTGCTACCATGTGTCTCTCAGTCTGTCTGCAGATACTGGATGGAGTTTGGATTTTAGTGCCAGCTTAA
- the LOC142623939 gene encoding ACT domain-containing protein ACR1 isoform X2, producing the protein MEIIYQPYIDPEFESLIERMYPPRVCIDNDACEDCTLVKVDSANKHGILLEMVQVLTDLDLVISKSYISSDGGWFMDVFHVTDQLGNKLTDENLILYIQQALCPSRKEKMSKELQTRLGREVKPRHVSTEQTALEMTGTDRPGLMSEISAVLLQLGCSITSAVGWTHNTRAACIIYVEDASKGGPITDPIRLAHVEEQLENVVEAHDGKRERRSVRLMGPEAVQTAQTHTERRLHQLMHADLDYERCRVCDGGGGEHKMGCDGTHVTIESCKEKGYSVVNVKSRDRPKLLFDTVCALTDLEYVVFHAVVASKGSMADQEYFIRQKDGCTLDTESERHMLTQCLVAAIERRVSHVCPGLKFEVCAQNRMGLLSDVTRVLRENGISISRVEVWTRGDRAVGSFYVKDTSGYDVNPNIAEVVKEEIGGSVLAVQKSPRWATQSSSSRTIRSTHGSIEDKPRFSLGNLLWSQLERLSSSFGHIMSS; encoded by the exons ATGGAGATCATTTACCAACCCTATATCGATCCCGAGTTTGAATCTCTCATAGAAAGAATGTACCCTCCCAG GGTTTGCATAGACAATGACGCATGCGAAGACTGCACTCTTGTGAAG GTTGACAGTGCAAACAAGCACGGGATTCTACTAGAGATGGTCCAAGTCTTGACAGATCTGGACCTTGTTATTTCCAAATCATACATTTCCTCCGATGGTGGTTGGTTCATGGATG TGTTTCACGTGACAGACCAGCTCGGCAACAAACTCACTGACGAAAACCTCATACTTTACATTCAGcag GCACTATGTCCAAGCAGAAAAGAGAAGATGTCAAAGGAGTTACAAACACGGTTGGGAAGAGAGGTGAAACCCCGCCACGTGTCAACTGAGCAAACAGCTCTAGAGATGACTGGGACAGACCGACCAGGTCTAATGTCTGAGATATCAGCTGTGCTCCTTCAGCTTGGCTGCAGCATCACCTCTGCCGTGGGATGGACCCACAACACACGAGCGGCCTGCATTATCTACGTTGAAGATGCGTCCAAAGGAGGGCCCATTACAGACCCAATTCGGCTGGCCCACGTGGAAGAGCAGCTAGAGAACGTGGTTGAGGCCCATGatgggaagagagagagaaggagtgTCAGGTTGATGGGCCCAGAAGCAGTCCAGACGGCCCAGACCCACACGGAGAGGCGGCTCCACCAGTTGATGCATGCGGATTTGGATTACGAGCGGTGTCGTGTTTGTGATGGCGGCGGTGGTGAGCATAAGATGGGTTGTGATGGGACCCACGTCACAATCGAGAGTTGCAAGGAGAAAGGGTACTCGGTGGTGAATGTGAAGAGTAGAGATCGTCCCAAGCTTTTGTTTGACACTGTTTGTGCTCTCACTGATTTGGAGTACGTGGTGTTTCATGCTGTGGTTGCTTCCAAGGGCTCTATGGCTGATCAG GAGTACTTTATACGGCAAAAGGATGGTTGCACGTTGGATACAGAGAGCGAAAGGCATATGCTTACACAATGTTTGGTTGCTGCTATAGAGAGACGAGTCTCGCATGTATGTCCA ggaCTAAAGTTTGAGGTCTGCGCTCAAAACCGAATGGGACTTCTCTCAGATGTCACACGAGTGCTTCGAGAGAATGGGATATCAATATCGAGGGTTGAGGTTTGGACACGAGGTGACAGAGCAGTTGGATCATTCTATGTTAAAGACACCTCGGGGTATGATGTGAATCCAAACATAGCCGAAGTCGTGAAAGAAGAGATTGGGGGATCCGTCCTTGCAGTTCAGAAGTCCCCAAGATGGGCTACACAGTCTTCTTCATCAAGAACAATCCGAAGCACCCATGGCAGCATAGAGGATAAGCCGAGATTCTCACTTGGAAACTTGTTGTGGTCTCAGCTTGAACGCCTATCAAGCAGTTTTGGCCACATCATGAGTTCCTAA
- the LOC142623939 gene encoding ACT domain-containing protein ACR1 isoform X1, producing MEIIYQPYIDPEFESLIERMYPPRVCIDNDACEDCTLVKVDSANKHGILLEMVQVLTDLDLVISKSYISSDGGWFMDVFHVTDQLGNKLTDENLILYIQQALCPSRKEKMSKELQTRLGREVKPRHVSTEQTALEMTGTDRPGLMSEISAVLLQLGCSITSAVGWTHNTRAACIIYVEDASKGGPITDPIRLAHVEEQLENVVEAHDGKRERRSVRLMGPEAVQTAQTHTERRLHQLMHADLDYERCRVCDGGGGEHKMGCDGTHVTIESCKEKGYSVVNVKSRDRPKLLFDTVCALTDLEYVVFHAVVASKGSMADQEYFIRQKDGCTLDTESERHMLTQCLVAAIERRVSHGLKFEVCAQNRMGLLSDVTRVLRENGISISRVEVWTRGDRAVGSFYVKDTSGYDVNPNIAEVVKEEIGGSVLAVQKSPRWATQSSSSRTIRSTHGSIEDKPRFSLGNLLWSQLERLSSSFGHIMSS from the exons ATGGAGATCATTTACCAACCCTATATCGATCCCGAGTTTGAATCTCTCATAGAAAGAATGTACCCTCCCAG GGTTTGCATAGACAATGACGCATGCGAAGACTGCACTCTTGTGAAG GTTGACAGTGCAAACAAGCACGGGATTCTACTAGAGATGGTCCAAGTCTTGACAGATCTGGACCTTGTTATTTCCAAATCATACATTTCCTCCGATGGTGGTTGGTTCATGGATG TGTTTCACGTGACAGACCAGCTCGGCAACAAACTCACTGACGAAAACCTCATACTTTACATTCAGcag GCACTATGTCCAAGCAGAAAAGAGAAGATGTCAAAGGAGTTACAAACACGGTTGGGAAGAGAGGTGAAACCCCGCCACGTGTCAACTGAGCAAACAGCTCTAGAGATGACTGGGACAGACCGACCAGGTCTAATGTCTGAGATATCAGCTGTGCTCCTTCAGCTTGGCTGCAGCATCACCTCTGCCGTGGGATGGACCCACAACACACGAGCGGCCTGCATTATCTACGTTGAAGATGCGTCCAAAGGAGGGCCCATTACAGACCCAATTCGGCTGGCCCACGTGGAAGAGCAGCTAGAGAACGTGGTTGAGGCCCATGatgggaagagagagagaaggagtgTCAGGTTGATGGGCCCAGAAGCAGTCCAGACGGCCCAGACCCACACGGAGAGGCGGCTCCACCAGTTGATGCATGCGGATTTGGATTACGAGCGGTGTCGTGTTTGTGATGGCGGCGGTGGTGAGCATAAGATGGGTTGTGATGGGACCCACGTCACAATCGAGAGTTGCAAGGAGAAAGGGTACTCGGTGGTGAATGTGAAGAGTAGAGATCGTCCCAAGCTTTTGTTTGACACTGTTTGTGCTCTCACTGATTTGGAGTACGTGGTGTTTCATGCTGTGGTTGCTTCCAAGGGCTCTATGGCTGATCAG GAGTACTTTATACGGCAAAAGGATGGTTGCACGTTGGATACAGAGAGCGAAAGGCATATGCTTACACAATGTTTGGTTGCTGCTATAGAGAGACGAGTCTCGCAT ggaCTAAAGTTTGAGGTCTGCGCTCAAAACCGAATGGGACTTCTCTCAGATGTCACACGAGTGCTTCGAGAGAATGGGATATCAATATCGAGGGTTGAGGTTTGGACACGAGGTGACAGAGCAGTTGGATCATTCTATGTTAAAGACACCTCGGGGTATGATGTGAATCCAAACATAGCCGAAGTCGTGAAAGAAGAGATTGGGGGATCCGTCCTTGCAGTTCAGAAGTCCCCAAGATGGGCTACACAGTCTTCTTCATCAAGAACAATCCGAAGCACCCATGGCAGCATAGAGGATAAGCCGAGATTCTCACTTGGAAACTTGTTGTGGTCTCAGCTTGAACGCCTATCAAGCAGTTTTGGCCACATCATGAGTTCCTAA
- the LOC142625817 gene encoding uncharacterized protein LOC142625817, protein MSWIARSIANSLKLDDDDDDDKEHQHANPNADSTDPNSPLKPDQHHRGDQTESPSSQSSNQSPRGVKEDLSEITKTLTRQLWGVASFLAPPPPPDQTSSSSSAPPRQVADSNPSQLSDHKAPEEEEEEDVISGIRSDFAEISGRFKTGISKLSSTKTVSEITKIASNFLQLGSEEHEIGDAVGVTEEVLAFARNIAMHPETWLDFPLPHDEDSDEFELSDAQQEHALAIERFAPRLAALRIELCPGHMSEACFWKIYFVLLHPRLNKHDAEVLSTPQIVEARMMLTQELQNRNKAKQEPEYSGRGTNYSNETADIPHEQNLSMPPSSQPESAPLQISAVQVALSSVPADIEMEKHPVQSTELQIVDKPVVEEGPVNQNKNQSSTGNDEDDGDEWLKEESSEMVGVSETSFPMGNAEDVSFSDLEDDDDGDVPTSYKKVTSGSDSSTKDSRDWVQLSRSSVDSVKDISSVETQHTGSEQVSSRNHETKESNDWLDLDDIDVI, encoded by the exons AAGGTCCATCGCGAACTCACTCAAActcgacgacgacgacgacgacgacaaAGAACACCAACATGCCAATCCTAATGCCGATTCCACAGATCCAAATTCACCGCTCAAACCTGATCAACACCACCGCGGTGACCAAACCGAATCGCCATCGTCACAGTCGTCGAACCAATCGCCACGTGGCGTCAAAGAGGACCTCTCGGAGATCACCAAAACCCTAACTCGCCAACTCTGGGGCGTCGCCTCCTTCCTcgcccctcctcctcctccggaCCAaacttcctcctcctcctccgctCCGCCGCGCCAGGTCGCCGACTCAAACCCCTCTCAACTTTCCGATCACAAAGCTCCcgaagaggaagaggaggaggacGTGATCTCCGGAATCCGCAGCGATTTCGCGGAGATCAGTGGGAGATTCAAGACCGGGATCTCCAAGCTTTCGAGCACCAAAACGGTGTCGGAGATCACCAAAATCGCTTCCAATTTTCTCCAGCTTGGATCGGAGGAGCACGAGATCGGCGACGCGGTCGGCGTCACCGAAGAGGTGCTGGCTTTCGCGAGAAACATCGCGATGCATCCAGAAACTTGGTTGGATTTCCCTCTCCCTCACGATGAAGATTCAGACG AGTTTGAGCTGTCTGATGCCCAACAAGAACATGCTCTGGCTATTGAGCGATTTGCGCCAAGATTGGCTGCACTCCGGATTGAACTATGTCCGGGACATATGAGTGAGGcttgtttttggaagatttACTTTGTACTCTTGCATCCAAGACTCAATAAACATGATGCCGAAGTTTTGTCAACGCCCCAA ATAGTGGAGGCTAGAATGATGTTGACACAGGAGTTACAGAACCGCAATAAGGCAAAGCAAGAACCAGAATATTCTGGAAGAGGCACTAATTATTCAAATGAAACTGCTGACATACCACATGAACAGAATCTCTCCATGCCACCAAGTTCCCAACCAGAGTCAGCCCCTCTCCAGATATCTGCTGTTCAAGTGGCCCTGTCCTCAGTGCCAGCTGACATTGAGATGGAGAAGCACCCAGTCCAAAGTACCGAACTTCAAATTGTTGACAAGCCTGTTGTTGAGGAAGGACCAgtgaatcaaaacaaaaatcaatccTCTACAGGgaatgatgaggatgatggtgatgaATGGTTGAAAGAGGAAAGTTCAGAAATGGTTGGTGTTAGTGAAACATCCTTCCCTATGGGGAATGCTGAGGATGTATCATTCAGCGATCtcgaggatgatgatgatggagatgtaCCTACAAGTTACAAGAAAGTAACATCTGGTTCTGATTCATCAACAAAAGACTCACGAGATTGGGTTCAGCTGAGCAGAAGCTCAGTTGACTCAGTTAAGGATATCAGTTCTGTTGAGACCCAACATACTGGTTCTGAGCAGGTAAGTTCTCGTAACCATGAGACCAAGGAATCTAATGACTGGCTTGATCTCGATGACATTGATGTGATCTGA